A single Rubrivivax gelatinosus IL144 DNA region contains:
- a CDS encoding flagellar basal body-associated FliL family protein has product MATAAPAAAAATDAVAPKKGKKKLLIIVGALVAVLAIGGGAAVFMMKKKAADTEETADEAAPAKAAAKHDPKAAPTFVPLDPFTVNLADRDAERYAQVGITLEVADAHMGDTIKAYMPAIRNNILMALADKTAAQLSDREGKAKFAEQVRRETSRAMGYEVEEPSDEAAAADEDKPKKKKKKKEEEMPISAVHFSNFIIQ; this is encoded by the coding sequence ATGGCCACCGCCGCCCCCGCCGCTGCCGCCGCAACCGACGCGGTCGCGCCGAAGAAAGGCAAGAAGAAGCTGCTGATCATCGTCGGCGCGCTCGTCGCCGTGCTCGCGATCGGCGGTGGTGCCGCGGTCTTCATGATGAAGAAGAAGGCCGCCGACACCGAGGAGACCGCCGACGAGGCCGCTCCCGCCAAGGCCGCCGCCAAGCACGACCCCAAGGCCGCGCCGACCTTCGTGCCGCTGGACCCGTTCACCGTGAACCTCGCCGACCGCGACGCCGAGCGTTATGCCCAGGTCGGCATCACGCTGGAAGTGGCCGACGCCCACATGGGCGACACGATCAAGGCCTACATGCCGGCGATCCGCAACAACATCCTGATGGCGCTGGCCGACAAGACCGCCGCCCAGCTCTCCGACCGCGAAGGCAAGGCCAAGTTCGCCGAGCAGGTGCGCCGCGAGACCTCGCGCGCGATGGGCTACGAGGTCGAGGAACCCTCCGACGAGGCCGCCGCTGCCGACGAGGACAAGCCGAAGAAGAAGAAAAAGAAGAAGGAAGAGGAGATGCCGATCTCGGCCGTTCACTTCTCGAACTTCATCATCCAGTGA
- a CDS encoding flagellar hook-length control protein FliK, which yields MTTAAIANVNPSPAAPAPQTAARQNTEPGAFARELGRAADDGQGARRAEARQADRNDRAQENKAAHKPGSETKRADDGKAAKDETDTRKADAEGEDEDTAPGDVSALLAGLLNPAARAAAAAARGNAARGGATRSEGEAAGGTAAAGRGHTGAASAKTDLAAALKAGAAEAKAAPAEAAGGERRADFRAELAAFSPQAAQAPAQQAAAPDARAAATATPYAGQIAAPVGSPDFAPGLSAQVSVMLRDGVQEARLQLNPAEMGPITVQIQVEGNNAQVVMAAQQADTRQALEQALPSLASALQEAGLTLTGGGVFEQRQGGERDAGGEPGNRGPAGVAGARGGESGDDAALAAAPQRRTRGVLDTYA from the coding sequence ATGACGACCGCCGCCATCGCCAACGTCAACCCGTCCCCCGCCGCACCGGCGCCGCAGACGGCCGCGCGCCAGAACACCGAGCCCGGGGCCTTCGCCCGCGAACTGGGCCGCGCCGCCGACGACGGCCAGGGCGCACGCCGCGCCGAGGCCCGCCAGGCCGACCGCAACGACCGCGCCCAGGAGAACAAGGCCGCGCACAAGCCCGGCAGCGAAACCAAGCGCGCCGACGACGGCAAGGCGGCGAAGGACGAGACAGACACGCGCAAGGCCGACGCCGAGGGCGAGGACGAGGACACGGCCCCCGGCGACGTCTCGGCGCTGCTGGCCGGGTTGCTGAATCCGGCGGCCCGCGCCGCGGCCGCCGCAGCCCGAGGCAACGCCGCCCGCGGCGGCGCCACGCGCAGCGAAGGCGAAGCCGCCGGCGGCACCGCCGCTGCCGGCCGCGGCCACACCGGTGCCGCGAGTGCCAAGACCGATCTCGCCGCAGCGCTGAAGGCCGGTGCCGCCGAGGCCAAGGCCGCGCCGGCCGAAGCCGCCGGCGGCGAGCGCCGTGCCGACTTCCGCGCCGAACTGGCCGCCTTCAGCCCGCAGGCCGCGCAGGCGCCGGCGCAGCAGGCCGCCGCCCCCGACGCACGCGCCGCTGCCACCGCCACGCCCTACGCCGGCCAGATCGCCGCGCCGGTGGGCTCGCCGGACTTCGCGCCCGGGCTGTCGGCCCAGGTCAGCGTGATGCTGCGCGACGGCGTGCAGGAAGCGCGGCTGCAGCTCAACCCGGCCGAGATGGGCCCGATCACGGTGCAGATCCAGGTCGAAGGCAACAACGCCCAGGTCGTGATGGCCGCGCAGCAGGCCGACACCCGCCAGGCGCTCGAGCAGGCGCTGCCCAGCCTGGCCAGCGCGCTGCAGGAAGCCGGCCTGACGCTCACCGGCGGCGGCGTCTTCGAGCAGCGCCAGGGCGGCGAACGAGACGCCGGCGGCGAACCCGGCAACCGCGGCCCGGCCGGCGTCGCCGGCGCGCGCGGCGGCGAGTCCGGCGACGACGCCGCGCTGGCCGCGGCACCGCAGCGGCGCACGCGCGGCGTGCTCGACACCTACGCCTGA
- the fliJ gene encoding flagellar export protein FliJ, which produces MSTALATLLEQAESERDQIQAAVQRAEEHARRAQAQAEQLDGYRGEYQNRWSTQFRQLGAVEILHCYRSFGDRIDEALVQQQQQIETAKANLERLRQRLVAAETRVASVRKLIERRELERQRVQARRDQRQTDETAQQIRWRASQAESAQH; this is translated from the coding sequence ATGAGCACCGCCCTGGCCACCCTGCTCGAACAAGCCGAGTCCGAGCGCGACCAGATCCAGGCCGCCGTGCAGCGCGCCGAGGAACACGCCCGCCGCGCCCAGGCGCAGGCCGAGCAGCTCGACGGCTACCGCGGCGAGTACCAGAACCGCTGGTCGACGCAGTTCCGCCAGCTCGGCGCGGTCGAGATCCTGCACTGCTACCGCAGCTTCGGCGACCGCATCGACGAGGCCCTGGTGCAGCAGCAGCAGCAGATCGAGACCGCCAAGGCCAACCTCGAGCGCCTGCGCCAGCGCCTGGTCGCCGCCGAGACCCGTGTCGCCTCGGTGCGCAAGCTGATCGAACGCCGCGAGCTCGAGCGCCAGCGCGTGCAGGCCCGCCGCGACCAGCGCCAGACCGACGAGACCGCCCAGCAGATCCGCTGGCGCGCCAGCCAGGCCGAATCGGCCCAGCACTAG
- the fliI gene encoding flagellar protein export ATPase FliI, with translation MTPVADTRARKWSRYLADLQDFAAAPQPLEAVGTLLRVTGLVLEAAGVRVPVGSICEIRQPGQPPVLAEVVGFNGDRAFLMPTGDLHGLASGARVIPRPAPRVPPRFGVENHPWRRSEDRGLHLPMGEGLLGRVVDSHGHPLDRGGPIADVHAQPMIRRPINAMDRDPVRQALDTGVRSINALLTVGRGQRLGLFAGTGVGKSVLLGMMARYTAADVIVVGLIGERGREVKEFIEDILGDEGRRRSVVVAAPADAPPLVRMQGASYATAIAEHFRDRGQHVLLLMDSLTRYAMAQREIALAIGEPPATKGYPPSVFAKLPQLVERSGNGLNGVGSITAFYTVLTEGDDPQDPIADAARGILDGHIVLSRELAESGHYPAIDVERSISRVMTSVAPQEHIVAARKLRQLLAKYNKARDLIQLGAYAPGHDAELDTAVRLHGQIVALLQQDMRECADLDASREELLAIVRT, from the coding sequence ATGACCCCGGTCGCCGACACCCGCGCGCGCAAGTGGTCGCGCTACCTGGCCGACCTGCAGGACTTCGCCGCCGCGCCGCAGCCGCTGGAAGCGGTGGGCACGCTGCTGCGCGTCACCGGGCTGGTGCTCGAGGCCGCCGGCGTGCGCGTCCCGGTCGGCTCGATCTGCGAGATCCGCCAGCCGGGGCAGCCGCCGGTGCTGGCCGAGGTCGTCGGCTTCAACGGCGACCGCGCCTTCCTGATGCCCACCGGCGACCTGCACGGCCTGGCCAGCGGCGCGCGCGTCATCCCGCGCCCGGCGCCGCGCGTGCCGCCGCGTTTCGGCGTCGAGAACCACCCCTGGCGGCGCAGCGAGGACCGCGGCCTGCACCTGCCGATGGGCGAGGGACTGCTGGGCCGCGTCGTCGACTCGCACGGCCACCCGCTGGACCGCGGCGGCCCGATCGCCGACGTGCACGCCCAGCCGATGATCCGCCGCCCGATCAACGCCATGGACCGCGACCCGGTGCGCCAGGCGCTGGACACCGGCGTGCGCTCGATCAACGCCCTGCTCACCGTCGGCCGCGGCCAGCGCCTGGGCCTGTTCGCCGGCACCGGCGTCGGCAAGTCGGTGCTGCTGGGCATGATGGCGCGCTACACCGCCGCCGACGTCATCGTCGTCGGCCTGATCGGCGAGCGCGGCCGCGAAGTCAAGGAGTTCATCGAGGACATCCTCGGCGACGAAGGCCGCCGCCGCAGCGTCGTCGTCGCCGCGCCGGCCGACGCACCGCCGCTGGTGCGCATGCAGGGCGCGAGCTATGCCACGGCGATCGCCGAGCACTTCCGCGACCGCGGCCAGCACGTGCTGCTGCTGATGGACAGCCTGACGCGCTACGCGATGGCGCAGCGCGAGATCGCGCTGGCCATCGGCGAGCCGCCGGCCACCAAGGGCTACCCGCCCAGCGTCTTCGCCAAGCTGCCGCAGCTCGTCGAACGCAGCGGCAACGGCCTGAACGGCGTCGGCTCGATCACCGCGTTCTACACCGTGCTGACCGAAGGCGACGACCCGCAGGACCCGATCGCCGACGCGGCGCGAGGCATCCTGGACGGCCACATCGTGCTGTCGCGCGAACTCGCCGAGTCGGGCCACTACCCGGCGATCGACGTCGAGCGCTCGATCTCGCGCGTGATGACCTCGGTGGCGCCGCAGGAGCACATCGTCGCCGCACGCAAGCTGCGCCAGCTGCTGGCCAAGTACAACAAGGCGCGCGACCTGATCCAGCTCGGCGCCTACGCCCCCGGCCATGACGCCGAACTCGACACCGCCGTGCGCCTGCACGGCCAGATCGTCGCGCTGCTGCAGCAGGACATGCGCGAATGCGCCGACCTGGACGCCAGCCGCGAGGAACTGCTCGCGATCGTGAGGACCTGA
- a CDS encoding FliH/SctL family protein: protein MSSSSKHGFRNVPPPQGSKPASAYTRFIPREELGDFAAWKPGSFHGEPEPEMPAEPVAPPEPTPEEWQAKIAAARQAGYHDGYRDGLVALEGFKQSFAAQATSQVGAVVNSFNAQLDRLDAEIAEAVARTAVQLARQVLRSELRVDPSLVARVAAEAVNNVLLSARHITVRVHPNDLPLVAEGAEEALTARGARLLADETIERGGVLVDSDVGSIDARIASRWTQAASVLGSDEPWEPTP from the coding sequence ATGAGCAGTTCGTCTAAACACGGGTTCCGCAACGTCCCGCCGCCGCAGGGCAGCAAGCCGGCGAGCGCCTACACGCGCTTCATCCCGCGCGAGGAGCTGGGCGACTTCGCCGCCTGGAAGCCGGGCTCGTTCCACGGCGAGCCCGAGCCGGAGATGCCGGCCGAACCGGTCGCGCCGCCCGAGCCGACGCCCGAGGAATGGCAGGCGAAGATCGCCGCCGCGCGCCAGGCCGGCTACCACGACGGCTACCGCGACGGGCTGGTCGCGCTCGAAGGCTTCAAGCAGAGCTTCGCGGCGCAGGCGACCTCGCAGGTCGGCGCCGTCGTCAACAGCTTCAACGCCCAGCTCGACCGGCTCGACGCCGAGATCGCCGAGGCCGTGGCCCGCACCGCGGTGCAGCTGGCGCGCCAGGTGCTGCGCAGCGAGCTGCGCGTCGACCCCTCGCTGGTGGCGCGCGTCGCCGCCGAGGCCGTCAACAACGTGCTGCTGAGCGCACGCCACATCACCGTGCGCGTGCACCCCAACGACCTGCCGCTGGTCGCCGAAGGCGCCGAGGAGGCGCTGACGGCGCGCGGCGCGCGGCTGCTGGCCGACGAGACCATCGAACGCGGCGGCGTGCTGGTCGACTCCGACGTCGGCTCGATCGACGCGCGCATCGCCTCGCGCTGGACCCAGGCCGCCTCGGTGCTGGGCAGCGACGAGCCCTGGGAGCCGACGCCATGA
- the fliG gene encoding flagellar motor switch protein FliG, which produces MDDEGLEDAAILLMSLGEEEAAEVFKHLAPKEVQRLGETIAKMKAVPRERVDTILEKFTEVAEREHILVPDTDEYVKSVLRKALGEDKAALLIDRILQGSDVTGIESLKWMDASSVAELLRHEHPQIVAAILVHLEFDQAAEVLKQFTERQRNEVLVRIATLDGIQPAALKDLNEVMSKVLAGGDRMKKSTLGGVKAAAEILNMLGSSVETSVLDFVREADNELAQKIMDNMFTFDDLEKIDDKGIQALLREVQSESLIVALKGATPGLREKIFKNMSTRAAETLREDLESRGPVRLSEVEAEQKEMLKTVRRLADEGQIMLSSGGDEQFV; this is translated from the coding sequence ATGGACGACGAAGGGCTGGAAGACGCCGCGATCCTGCTGATGTCGCTGGGCGAGGAGGAGGCCGCCGAGGTCTTCAAGCACCTCGCCCCGAAGGAAGTGCAGCGCCTGGGCGAGACGATCGCCAAGATGAAGGCCGTGCCGCGCGAGCGCGTCGACACCATCCTGGAGAAGTTCACCGAGGTCGCCGAGCGCGAGCACATCCTCGTGCCCGACACCGACGAGTACGTGAAGTCGGTGCTGCGCAAGGCGCTGGGCGAGGACAAGGCGGCGCTGCTGATCGACCGCATCCTGCAGGGCAGCGACGTCACCGGCATCGAGAGCCTGAAGTGGATGGACGCCAGCTCGGTGGCCGAGCTGCTGCGCCACGAGCACCCGCAGATCGTCGCCGCGATCCTGGTGCACCTGGAGTTCGACCAGGCCGCCGAAGTGCTCAAGCAGTTCACCGAGCGCCAGAGGAACGAGGTGCTGGTGCGCATCGCCACGCTCGACGGCATCCAGCCGGCGGCGCTCAAGGACCTCAACGAAGTGATGAGCAAGGTGCTCGCCGGCGGCGATCGCATGAAAAAGAGCACGCTCGGCGGCGTCAAGGCGGCCGCCGAGATCCTCAACATGCTGGGAAGCTCGGTGGAGACCTCGGTGCTCGATTTCGTGCGCGAGGCCGACAACGAGCTGGCTCAGAAGATCATGGACAACATGTTCACCTTCGACGACCTGGAGAAGATCGACGACAAGGGCATCCAGGCGCTGCTGCGCGAGGTGCAGTCCGAGTCGCTGATCGTCGCGCTCAAGGGCGCCACGCCGGGCCTGCGCGAGAAGATCTTCAAGAACATGTCCACTCGCGCGGCCGAGACGCTGCGCGAAGACCTCGAGTCGCGCGGTCCGGTGCGGCTGTCCGAGGTCGAGGCCGAACAGAAGGAAATGCTCAAGACCGTCCGCCGCCTCGCCGACGAAGGGCAGATCATGCTGAGCAGCGGTGGTGATGAGCAGTTCGTCTAA
- the fliF gene encoding flagellar basal-body MS-ring/collar protein FliF: protein METAVVAQPPLVPETPPGFVARLAALPMKTKVMAGVGIAALLAIVVVLAMSLKQEEYRVLFANVGEKDGGAIVEKLAQMNVPYRFSEGGGTIMVPANQVYDLRLKLSAAGLPKGSITGYELLDKTAFGQTQGQERINLQRALEGELTRTIQTLSSVETARVHLALPNQNGFFREQQKPSASVVLTLRPGHTLDRAQLAGIVHLVSSSVPELAAKAVSVLDGDGTLLSNQDNSAQGLDTQQLQYVREVEATYLRRVNDLLEPVVGRDNLRATVTAEVDFSQTEQTSEEFKPNQGENAAAVRASRVSESNRPGANTPTGVPGAVSNQPPVPASAPINGTAQALQATNGGASGGNAQRDAETRYEVDKTVRVVRGATGIVRRLNAAVVVNHRTGTDSKGKPTSTPLSQEELDKLTSLVEQGIGFSKERGDSVRVVNAPFRVEKAPEAEEVPLWQQPWVLDLLRSGATPAALVLVALIVAFTLIRPAIKAATAKPEPLKGETVDELVDGDAALPGPDQLPALEAPRSNDKLEAARKLARENPAAVANIVRGWVSGETA, encoded by the coding sequence ATGGAGACTGCCGTCGTTGCGCAACCCCCGCTCGTGCCCGAGACCCCGCCCGGATTCGTGGCGCGACTCGCGGCCTTGCCGATGAAGACCAAGGTGATGGCCGGCGTCGGCATCGCCGCGCTGCTGGCCATCGTCGTCGTGCTGGCGATGTCGCTGAAGCAGGAGGAGTACCGCGTGCTCTTCGCCAACGTCGGCGAGAAGGACGGCGGCGCCATCGTCGAGAAGCTGGCCCAGATGAACGTGCCCTACCGCTTCAGCGAAGGCGGCGGCACGATCATGGTGCCGGCCAACCAGGTCTACGACCTGCGCCTGAAGCTCAGCGCCGCCGGCCTGCCCAAGGGCTCGATCACCGGCTACGAACTGCTGGACAAGACGGCCTTCGGCCAGACCCAGGGCCAGGAACGCATCAACCTGCAGCGTGCGCTCGAAGGCGAGCTCACGCGCACCATCCAGACGCTGTCGTCGGTGGAGACGGCGCGCGTGCACCTGGCGCTGCCCAACCAGAACGGTTTCTTCCGCGAGCAGCAGAAGCCCTCGGCCTCGGTCGTGCTGACGCTGCGCCCGGGCCACACGCTGGACCGCGCCCAGCTCGCCGGCATCGTGCACCTGGTGTCCTCCAGCGTGCCCGAGCTCGCCGCCAAGGCGGTCAGCGTGCTCGACGGCGACGGCACGCTGCTGTCCAACCAGGACAACAGCGCCCAGGGCCTTGACACCCAGCAGCTGCAGTACGTGCGCGAGGTCGAGGCGACCTATCTGCGCCGCGTCAACGACCTGCTCGAGCCGGTGGTCGGTCGCGACAACCTGCGCGCCACCGTCACCGCCGAGGTCGACTTCTCGCAGACCGAGCAGACCTCCGAGGAGTTCAAGCCCAACCAGGGCGAGAACGCCGCCGCGGTGCGCGCCTCGCGCGTCTCCGAGTCCAACCGCCCCGGCGCCAACACGCCCACCGGCGTGCCCGGCGCGGTCAGCAACCAGCCGCCGGTGCCGGCCTCGGCGCCGATCAACGGCACGGCGCAAGCGCTGCAGGCCACGAACGGCGGCGCCAGCGGCGGCAACGCCCAGCGCGACGCCGAGACGCGCTACGAAGTCGACAAGACGGTGCGCGTGGTGCGCGGCGCCACCGGCATCGTGCGCCGCCTGAACGCCGCGGTCGTCGTCAACCACCGCACCGGCACCGACTCCAAGGGCAAGCCGACGAGCACGCCGCTGTCGCAGGAAGAGCTGGACAAGCTGACCTCGCTCGTCGAGCAGGGCATCGGCTTCAGCAAGGAGCGCGGCGACTCGGTGCGCGTGGTCAACGCCCCGTTCCGCGTCGAGAAGGCGCCCGAGGCCGAGGAAGTGCCGCTGTGGCAGCAGCCCTGGGTGCTGGACCTGCTGCGCAGCGGCGCGACGCCGGCGGCGCTGGTGCTCGTCGCGCTGATCGTCGCCTTCACGCTGATCCGCCCGGCGATCAAGGCCGCCACCGCCAAGCCCGAGCCGCTCAAGGGCGAGACGGTCGACGAGCTCGTCGACGGCGACGCCGCGCTGCCGGGCCCGGACCAGCTGCCGGCGCTGGAGGCCCCGCGCTCCAACGACAAGCTCGAAGCCGCGCGCAAGCTGGCGCGCGAGAACCCGGCCGCCGTCGCGAACATCGTGCGCGGCTGGGTCAGCGGCGAAACCGCCTGA
- the fliE gene encoding flagellar hook-basal body complex protein FliE: MDLKLKPFDFNQAVARAGLRPDGTPLVGKTEAPAAVGGSNFRSAMAEALQDVSRNQLEAQRMQREVALDNPTVSLEETMVAMQKAQLGFQATLQVRNRLVSAYTEIMNMQV; this comes from the coding sequence ATGGACCTCAAACTCAAGCCCTTCGACTTCAACCAGGCGGTGGCGCGGGCCGGGCTGCGGCCCGACGGCACGCCCCTGGTCGGCAAGACCGAGGCCCCGGCGGCCGTCGGCGGCAGCAACTTCCGCTCGGCGATGGCCGAGGCGCTGCAGGACGTGAGTCGCAACCAGCTCGAAGCGCAGCGCATGCAGCGCGAGGTGGCGCTGGACAACCCGACCGTCAGCCTCGAGGAGACGATGGTCGCGATGCAGAAGGCGCAGCTGGGCTTCCAGGCGACGCTGCAGGTGCGAAACCGGCTGGTCTCGGCTTACACCGAGATCATGAACATGCAGGTGTAG
- a CDS encoding putative bifunctional diguanylate cyclase/phosphodiesterase — MLTPTPRTSLPRLSLPRAVALWFAVIVVAIVAVALRLHAVAERHLQEEAARMARGWAQQLGTVVPQAASLFGPSPAPRALLPLAGLRGPTGIYAFRLYAPDGRVSLASEGLPATAPDLATQRVQELTRGQTAQWVELERQPDERAAVHAEVWLPVHAEGMLLGVAEVRVDLDEIAAVTTRSAVSAASVTFAGLLGVGLAGLLLWRAYARAERSARARIDYLDQHDPLTGALNRESFVAALRRAAARGSGHSAVLCMDLDRFREFNEWLGRGAGDALLRQVAARLRATVRSGDLVARLGSDEFAVLADTGDADALATLSQRIVEALRQPYDVGGRRCEIGASIGIALHGVDSQEADRLLQHADLALARAKADGRGTFRFYDARLDDELQRRRRLSAELRDALATNALALHFQPLMDAGSGRIVGYEALARWPHPERGWVPPATFIALAEQTGLIEDLGVWVLRAACREAARWPAPLTVAVNLSPAQFRRDGAIAEFVSVALRESGLAPERLELEITESLLMARTEPVLRALRELRGLGVSIAMDDFGTGYSSLAHLWRFPLDRVKLDREFTQSLADDAKVGVIVGSVVSMAHALGMSVTAEGVETEAQRQALAAHGCDVLQGFLLGRPAAPDRLPHQNNQNADKALV; from the coding sequence ATGCTGACGCCCACGCCGCGCACGTCCCTGCCCCGCCTGTCGCTGCCACGCGCCGTGGCGCTGTGGTTCGCCGTCATCGTCGTCGCCATCGTCGCCGTGGCGCTGCGCCTGCACGCGGTCGCCGAGCGCCATCTGCAGGAGGAAGCCGCGCGCATGGCGCGCGGCTGGGCCCAGCAGCTCGGCACGGTGGTGCCGCAGGCCGCATCGCTGTTCGGCCCGTCGCCGGCGCCGCGGGCGCTGCTGCCGCTGGCCGGGCTGCGCGGGCCGACCGGGATCTACGCCTTTCGCCTCTACGCGCCGGACGGCCGCGTCTCGCTGGCCTCCGAAGGCCTGCCGGCGACCGCGCCGGACCTGGCCACGCAGCGCGTGCAGGAGCTGACCCGCGGCCAGACGGCGCAGTGGGTCGAACTCGAGCGCCAGCCCGACGAGCGCGCCGCGGTGCATGCCGAGGTCTGGCTGCCGGTGCATGCCGAGGGCATGCTGCTGGGCGTGGCCGAGGTGCGCGTGGACCTCGACGAGATCGCCGCGGTGACGACACGCTCGGCGGTCAGCGCCGCCAGCGTCACCTTCGCCGGGCTGCTGGGCGTGGGCCTGGCCGGCCTGCTGCTGTGGCGCGCCTACGCCCGGGCCGAACGCAGCGCGCGCGCACGCATCGACTACCTCGACCAGCACGACCCGCTGACCGGCGCGCTCAACCGCGAGAGCTTCGTCGCCGCGCTGCGCCGCGCCGCGGCGCGCGGCAGCGGCCACAGCGCCGTGCTGTGCATGGACCTGGACCGTTTCCGCGAGTTCAACGAATGGCTGGGCCGCGGCGCCGGCGATGCGCTGCTGCGCCAGGTGGCGGCGCGGCTGCGCGCCACGGTGCGCAGCGGCGACCTCGTCGCGCGCCTGGGCAGCGACGAGTTCGCGGTGCTGGCCGACACCGGCGACGCCGACGCGCTGGCGACGCTGTCGCAGCGCATCGTCGAGGCGCTGCGCCAGCCCTACGACGTCGGCGGCCGGCGCTGCGAGATCGGCGCGAGCATCGGCATCGCGCTGCACGGCGTCGACAGCCAGGAAGCCGACCGTCTGCTGCAGCACGCCGACCTGGCGCTCGCGCGCGCCAAGGCCGACGGGCGCGGCACCTTCCGCTTCTACGACGCACGCCTGGACGACGAGCTGCAGCGCCGCCGGCGCCTGAGCGCCGAGCTGCGCGACGCGCTCGCCACCAATGCGCTGGCCCTGCACTTCCAGCCGCTGATGGACGCCGGCAGCGGCCGCATCGTCGGCTACGAGGCCCTGGCGCGCTGGCCCCACCCCGAGCGCGGCTGGGTGCCGCCGGCCACCTTCATCGCGCTGGCCGAGCAGACCGGGCTGATCGAGGACCTGGGCGTCTGGGTGCTGCGCGCGGCCTGCCGCGAAGCCGCCCGCTGGCCGGCGCCGCTGACGGTGGCCGTCAACCTGAGCCCGGCGCAGTTCCGCCGCGACGGCGCGATCGCCGAGTTCGTGTCGGTGGCGCTGCGCGAATCGGGCCTGGCGCCCGAGCGGCTGGAGCTGGAGATCACCGAGTCGCTGCTGATGGCGCGCACCGAGCCCGTGCTGCGCGCGCTGCGCGAGCTGCGCGGCCTGGGCGTGAGCATCGCGATGGACGACTTCGGCACCGGCTACTCCAGCCTGGCGCACCTCTGGCGCTTCCCGCTGGACCGCGTCAAGCTCGACCGCGAGTTCACCCAGAGCCTGGCCGACGACGCCAAGGTCGGCGTCATCGTCGGCTCGGTCGTCTCGATGGCCCACGCCCTGGGCATGAGCGTCACCGCCGAAGGCGTCGAAACCGAAGCCCAGCGCCAGGCCCTCGCCGCCCACGGCTGCGACGTCCTGCAAGGCTTCCTGCTCGGCCGCCCCGCCGCTCCGGACCGCCTGCCCCACCAGAACAACCAAAACGCCGACAAAGCCTTGGTCTGA
- a CDS encoding GspH/FimT family pseudopilin, giving the protein MKHRALGLTLLETMIAVAIVALLASLAVPSFGSAAERSRLRFAAETLASDLGEARFEAARRGQPLQLEVRPGAGWCWAIATQPGCGCDAHRACQLKTERAADHGGIRLVDAAPTQLEADGQAQATPRPALFESTRGERLQVSLSPLGRARICAPAAAVPGYPAC; this is encoded by the coding sequence ATGAAACACCGCGCGCTGGGCCTCACGCTGCTGGAGACGATGATCGCCGTCGCGATCGTCGCCCTGCTCGCGTCGCTGGCGGTGCCGTCCTTCGGCAGCGCCGCCGAACGCTCGCGGCTGCGTTTCGCCGCCGAGACGCTGGCTTCCGACCTGGGCGAGGCCCGCTTCGAGGCCGCGCGCCGCGGCCAGCCGCTGCAGCTGGAGGTGCGCCCCGGCGCCGGCTGGTGCTGGGCGATCGCCACCCAACCCGGCTGCGGCTGCGACGCCCACCGCGCCTGCCAGCTCAAGACCGAGCGCGCCGCCGACCACGGCGGCATCCGCCTCGTGGACGCGGCGCCGACGCAGCTCGAGGCCGACGGCCAGGCCCAGGCGACGCCGCGGCCGGCACTCTTCGAATCGACACGCGGCGAGCGCCTGCAGGTATCGCTGTCGCCGCTGGGCCGAGCCCGCATCTGCGCGCCCGCAGCCGCCGTGCCCGGTTACCCTGCATGCTGA
- a CDS encoding type IV pilin protein, producing MNASAPARDARGFSLVDVMSACAVAAILAGLAVPSWQDSLRKSRRVDAVQALTRLQAAQERYRDDHGGYADSLDALRLPERSEAGYYTLALQREAAGRYLARATPASGGPQHADQDCAALTLAVDSGFAQTGPTRRCWNR from the coding sequence GTGAACGCTTCGGCCCCCGCCCGCGACGCGCGCGGCTTCAGTCTCGTCGACGTGATGTCGGCCTGCGCCGTGGCCGCCATCCTCGCCGGGCTGGCGGTGCCCAGCTGGCAGGACAGCCTGCGCAAGAGCCGGCGGGTGGACGCCGTGCAGGCGCTGACCCGGCTGCAGGCCGCGCAGGAACGCTACCGCGACGACCACGGCGGCTACGCCGACTCGCTCGATGCGCTGCGCCTGCCCGAGCGCAGCGAAGCCGGCTACTACACGCTGGCGCTGCAGCGCGAGGCCGCCGGCCGCTACCTCGCACGCGCGACGCCCGCCAGCGGCGGCCCGCAGCATGCCGACCAGGACTGCGCCGCGCTGACCCTGGCCGTGGACAGCGGCTTCGCCCAGACCGGGCCGACGCGCCGCTGCTGGAACCGATGA